A window of Quercus robur chromosome 12, dhQueRobu3.1, whole genome shotgun sequence genomic DNA:
CTCTAGAATCCACACTAACTTTTCTGagttatttttcaaagaaagagaaattcaACAGAATAACttacagaaaaaagaaaaacaacagaaTTTTAGCATTTAAGAGGAGAAAGAAGGCAAAGAGTGAGGCAGGGGAAAGTAATGCAGTTTAGTAATTCTTAAATGCTCATTCATACTGGGTTCTAATCGTATTTTCAATTGATAGACCCTTTTTCATAGacattccaaaatataaaaaacattaaaattttttttttactaaacctAAGTATTTTTAAAGTTGGTGTATTATATTGGTATCTCATTTCCAACTAAGATTACAAATCCCCTCCCCCTCCCAAGACCTCATCCCCCCcaaaaaagggagagattgCAGAATCTATACAAATAGAGTGCTTTTGGAATGCCTTGGAAACACCTCTACAAAACCCGCATAGGCGCATACATAACAATATGTGAAAATTCAGATAAATGCGCATGTAATTATAGGTATTTGTTGGTAAATTATCCAATCATTTGTCCTACCTGCCCCTTAAaaggtgaaaaaaagaaagaaagaaaagagaggataAGATATCCTCATACTCGCTCCCTCCCAAGTCCCAATCCCAACAGCCCCCCCTCTATCTTGAGCTCTATATGTGGTCACTGCTAAGGATGCATGCATCTCTGAGGTTTTGTGGACTCCAGAAGGAGGTACTTTTAGAGTGAGGGACTTAAAGTTTTATAGAGCTTTTGAAGATTGGGAGCTACTTGCGTCTTACTCTCTTCTTCAGCTTATCCATCCTTGTATTCCTTGGGGGGTGAGGAGGGATACTCTTTGTTGGCGGCTCAAAGGGGATGGTAAGTTTGATACCCAATCTTTTTACCAAGCAATTCAGGGTACTCCGAATGTTTTGTTTCCTTGGAAGGGTGTGTGGAAACCTAAGATTCCTAAGCGAGTGGCCTTCTTCTTGTGGGCAGCTACTCATGATCGGATTCTCACTTTGGATAATCTCATGCTTAGGGGTCGCCCTTTGGTAAATCGGCGTTGTATGTGTTATGGTGATGGGGAGTCGATAGACCATCTTCTGCTTCATTGTCCTATTACACAAACCTTATTTTCCTTCATGCTTCAAGCTTTTGGTATTCTTTGGGTTATGCCAAAATCGGTGGCGGGATTGTTATCTTGTTGGTATCagtggcttgggaagcataactcggatatttggaatttgattccagggtgcttaatgtggattgtttggttggaaagaAATCGTCACTCCTTCGAGAATATGGAGAAGACGTTGGATAAGTTAAAGGTTTTATGCCAGCGAAGTCTTTTTGAGTGGGCTTGTTGTTGGGGCTTTACTAATTCTTCGTCTCTTtcagagtttttgttttcccttagttTATCTTTCtgatttccttttcttttgttttgctgttttttatttatttattttttcatcatcatgaacaacttgtacttttcattttttctcattaatattagTTTCTCagattacctatcaaaaaaaaaaaaggagcaaaataatatcaaaattctGCAGCTGAGATGTAGCTATCCCTGGCAAAAGCAAGATTCCTTGCATCAACCATGTCAAGATCTCCATGCTCTTAATTTACACTATATTTTAATCTTAATGAATCAAGACCTGCCAACCTAGATCAAGACAGACATTGAGATATGTGAGGAAAACACAAATGCATGCCCTGCAGAATAGACCAGATTCTTCATCTAACAAGCAATAACAAAAGCAAGGACAAGATCATGACTGAAAATGGATTACCTTGCAGTAAAGCCTGAATTTCCTATAGTAAAGATTGTCTGCCGTAACCATGATAGCATGCTGCCGCTTCATGGAAAACCACTGCAATACAAACAACATTCACAAATAGCAACACTTGAGAAATATTTCAATCTTCTATGCTACAAATTTATATATCTGtcggaagaaaaagaaattaagccACAACCTATCTGTGACCAAAAATTCTACAAACAGTAGAATTTTCTGATCgatgtgatttaaaaaaattgaaggctAGGTCCTGATCTTTTTGCTGTTGAGCAGCCTAACTAATTCTACAAACAGAGAACAGCATGATATGCCATCAAGTTGCTTAATTATTCCGGAACTAACCAAAGAATGTGGCGCATGATCTCAAATGACTCTTCGAGTGTAGAGTGTCACaaagttttaaaaagaataccaaaaactgaaaaagctgAAAGAGactgttagaataatggttaaatgattaaatttaagcTTTTAGAATAAACAATAGTTTATCATGTTATCCGAGCTGGTGGTTTAGGGTTTGAATCCAATCTCCAATCTTCCTCCCATTTAAGAAGTTTAAAATCCCACATGTTGGACCCACCATTTAAGGTGAGTTTGGGTCCACATGTGAGGGGAAGTATTAAAAtagtggttaaatgattaagtTCACCCTTTCCTATCAGTTCGATATAGGTCATTCTGCACAATGCAGTGGAAAAAGTCAGTAAGCCTAAATTTGAATGCTAGTGTGAAATTCCTCAAAGGCTTCCACAAGTTCACACACATTAGTAATTGTTTTCCATGAGGAAAGGTTGCCCAGTCCAGTGAGAGAAGGTGGTCCTCATTTTTGTGCATGAAAAAGCTAATATTCAAAAACTTCAATTATGGTGGGAACAACAATATGAAGCTTGGTGAGTAGATGCATTGCAAAGGAATTCATAAAACCAATCAAAAAGGGGAACCAATATTAATTTTGGCCATCAAATACCTTAATGTGAAAGATAAGGGACCACAAGAATGTGTTTTGTTTAACATTAAGAGAACTTGTTTCCAATAATAAGAATCTCTCTTTACAAATAAATGAATAAGATTGAAGTTTCTATGTCAACTACAGTTCAATATGTTATAAAGACTATACCTGTGAAGCCTTCCGaaaatctttcttttcaacTTCAGGCAACATGTGCTCTGAATACCTCCCAGTTCCATGTGGACCAGGATCAATGAaactggagagagagagagagagcaaaaaataaatcatatatcaaCTCAGCAGAAAAATTAGCATTGATATAAGATTGGAAaaggtttcaaaattttatcaaccaacTAAGGCATTCCTTTCACAAATTAAAGCTAGCATACCAGTCAATAAAGCTGACATTTGTATACATTAGATAGTGATACACATACTCGAAGTTATGCAGGGGTACACAActgaaacaaaattataaaagaaaaaagaaattagacaAATACCATATGCTAACAAGAAGCACAATTTCACAACTGTAGTAAGAGAAATCTGATAATTAAATCACCTATCAGACAGTAACACAAACTGTTGGTTATCAGGGTCTGTAAGTGCATTTGCCAAAAGCCTCCTCTCTGCATCAACCATGGAAATCTTCCCCCAGCTCACCTGCAACAGCTTTGCTCATTCCATCAACTTACTGATCTGGTTTCATATCAAATGTTTATATTACAAATCTGATATTTATAAATCTTGTATGAGCActaactttttggtttttttttttagtagtttcAAGCTTTTGAGAAATGGTGAGTTGATTCAAGTTGAGGGAACGCAAAGAGGTAGAGGAAGACCAAAAATAGCATTAgtagaattaataaaaaatgatatgtcaattaaggaagtaacaaAGAGTATGACTTTGCATAGAATAGAATGGTGGAAAAGATTTTATGTGGCTGATCCTAACTAATCTGTTAAGGATCCAGACTCCAAAACATTTGGGACTAAGGATTGgttgttgttcttgttgttgttgcaagcttttatttttaaataatgtaattaTCCTTTCCAAGTATATGGCAAAATGCTGAAACCTCCTAGGGTGAATCTTACAACTCCTCCAAAATTTAACACATAATAAAAGCCTCCATGAGGTTTGGTTGGAGAATCGATTTCCATCCAAAAAGTCTCTCCAAATTTTCAATGTTGAAAATAGAGGATGTCAACTAGTTTCTGGTTTACTGGACTCTTACTATAGAtgtatatttaatataaagtgtataatgtatttatgtatattatatatctatatatatataacaggaaaaaaaatagcaatcCCATATTTATCCAAATTTTGGCACTAGAAAGGACATATCCTAATGTATGGGAGCTTCAAACCTACACAGGCTGCAAAATCCTGAAATCCTTAGAAAGccttcacatatttttttttgataggtaaaagaAAGGGGTGCAACACatggacttcccaggaggtcacccatcctagttctactctcgcccaaacacgcttaactgcagAGTtttgatgggatccggtgcattagtgttggtatgatcacACCCTAGAAAGCCTTCACATATGATGCATACCTATTATTCTTCACGCACatttatgaaataaatatataaatacataaatttagtttttaaaataaaattctagaTAATTGATCGCAACAGCATGCAAAGGACGGACAGCACAGGTATCTGTCTCCAATTGGATGTGGATATAAGGCTTTCCAAAATCAAGAAGGTGAGCATCAGAGTCAAAGTCCTTCAGCATTTGGGAAATGAAGGAAATAAAAGGCTTTGCTAACATAATGAACTGATATTAGTTCAAAGATTGAACTCTTTGGCATGTGTGTAAAaaatacatctttttttttataattattggtaagtaaTGCATGCACCTAATGGGTCTTAATCCCATTAACCCTCAGACATGTCTTAAGGGGGGAGGATATGCtgttataaaaattacaaaatagcTGTAGTCTCGGACCAGAATAAGAAGGATGATGCTGTAACCTCAATTGACTGAAAGTAAAACTAATTACTTGCACAATCTAAGCATGCGCATTGTTCCTCATTTAAAATGCTTAAGCAAGTACAAGAGTATCACAGACTAAAGCTAGATACAAAATAATTCCAAAGATCCCGAGCTCCCAAGATCCATCAATATATATGCTTTGAGATATAAATTACTGAAGGGAGATTAATATGAAAATGTTTCCAATTTTTGACAGGTCAGTAGTAAGAACACATCTCTCCAGCTTCAATCATAAATCTTGTCTTCTTTTTAGTATAATTCAAAGTCACTAATAAGGAAAGGAAGATTAAGAACCCACTGAGCCCACTTCAtagtttgtgattttgtgataataatataaagtatatttgtatatatgatAACTTACCTTCTCACTCCGAATGTCTTTACCAACAAAGTAGGGGCTTACATGTACTGGTTTTTGCTTAGATGAATGTACATAAACAGTGAATCTGTCCTCGTGGCCCTGCAGAAAGAgaataaaacatatatttttttcttaactaaCAGAGTTTGTACCATCTAAGGAAATCGTATCATATTGAGAAGAAAATTTAGTAGCATTTTGGTACACTGCAGCTAGAGTTAAAAATTCCTAAATTAAATCTTCAATGAATGAATGGTCTGCAATGCAAATATCATCCTCTTCTCAATATTCCATCTCTACATCTCACACTATGCATAACCCAGCCCTCAATAAACAAGTGTAACAAGTGAAAATTCAGAATTTGCAGATACATCTTGACCTTCTGAttaagttgttgttgttgttggtttttttttttttgtgtgtgtgtgtgtgtgtgtgtgtggttagTACACATGCATccagtgggtcttgaacccattaCTTGATCCTCCACCCTGCCCTTACAAAAGGGAAGAGGTGATATTTGACCCTGGAGTTCATTGGCAACTTTCTAATCAACTAGTTAACTTTAACTacttaatattctaaaattaatacaGCTCCAGGGCATTCCACTGTTCAATCTTCCATACTTAGTTCATTCTCCTTACCCAAAAGACAATCTATTATAGATAAAGCCTTCACATTTATACCTGAAAAACTACACATCAAGGTAAAGTATATATGTATGATTGCACACTTTGTAACTCAATTGTCTAAATTACCATCTCAACAAAAATCTGTTGTGTATATCCACTATTTTTATCTGCACttaatataaactaaaattaatgTGCATACACATTTTTGTGCAACCAAAAATGGAAGTTCAGGCCTTTTCCCATGGCTTAATGAATAATCCAATGTTTAAACTAAAGGACTTGTCACATTCGATCTTCTCAAAGCTTGCATACAGCGAGATTTGAAGATTTTAACATGAGAAGCGAAACTGAAACTCCACACAACAACTAGAGTAGAACCAAAGACAGAGAGATAAAGTATAATCAATAGAATTTGAAAACACCAATTCAGGAACTATATGCATAAATAGTACAAGaagtaaaacaaacaaaagagaaatgatGAGAAGGGAATAAAGCCTTACATGGAAAAACTTATCCCAGAGCTTCTCAAAAGGTAATGAACCAGGAGTCAGAAACATGAAAgcaatttttggggtttttgattgAACAGGAGGTGTCTTCAAAATTTCTCTAAAAACAACTCGAGCTGCAGTCTCATCATCAGTTAATTCCCGTGATGGAACATATGGTTGCTCTCTAATCATTGCACAACCActtgaagaaaagagagagcatGCCGCAGATCTTCTTGGTGGGTAAACTAAGGcagcaattaaaaaaatgctCACCAAAGAAACCAATACAATAATCCATGTAGGCCTCTTTAAATTTGGTCTCTGTCGTGATCCAAACATGATTATAATATCTTTTATGCCTGGGTGAAATGCATGAGCTGTCTTCATTTAAGATGAAGGTATCATAACAGAATCCCAAAGCatctttcaaattctttattttgCCAATGAACTAGTCTTGTCCTAAATATAG
This region includes:
- the LOC126710428 gene encoding glycosyltransferase BC10-like, with the translated sequence MKTAHAFHPGIKDIIIMFGSRQRPNLKRPTWIIVLVSLVSIFLIAALVYPPRRSAACSLFSSSGCAMIREQPYVPSRELTDDETAARVVFREILKTPPVQSKTPKIAFMFLTPGSLPFEKLWDKFFHGHEDRFTVYVHSSKQKPVHVSPYFVGKDIRSEKVSWGKISMVDAERRLLANALTDPDNQQFVLLSDSCVPLHNFEYVYHYLMYTNVSFIDCFIDPGPHGTGRYSEHMLPEVEKKDFRKASQWFSMKRQHAIMVTADNLYYRKFRLYCKPNMDGRNCYSDEHYLPTLFNMIDPNGIANWSVTHVDWSEGKWHPKAYRARDITYELLKNITSIDESIHVTSDGKKTVLVTPCLWNGMKKPCFLFGRKFYPESLDKLLHFFSNYTTI